The Solea senegalensis isolate Sse05_10M linkage group LG4, IFAPA_SoseM_1, whole genome shotgun sequence genome includes a region encoding these proteins:
- the LOC122768344 gene encoding uncharacterized protein LOC122768344, with amino-acid sequence MSNRVMQNVRDTHTSSIIPVWVSAEGEPEHEVLVYALLDTQSDTTFILEETAKALHTTGECVQLKLTTMSSRNQVVSCRKLSGLQVRGFYSSKIVPLPVTYARDFIPANRDHIPTPGTAKAWPHLEHIADEITPLQSCDAGLLIGYNCPQALVPRQVVPGKENQPFALKTDLGRSIVGFGNPCLDYGDTFGVSHQVIVKQVVPNIQTSSSLTSEVHYVYRTQIKEMVSPADVIKLLESDFVERATEDTKVSQEDLRFLTKMKEGIKHKEDGHYEMPLPFKSERPNLPDNKACAIHRLKCLERKLRRNEQYYIDYKKFMEEIIAHGDAEKVPEQDIDKTPAWYIPHHGVYHPQKPGKICVVFDASAKFQGTSLNDHLLTGPELTNTLLGVLCRFRRGPVAFMCDIERMFHQFHVCVSDQDYLRFLWWENCDLNTSFAVYRIKVHQFGAASSPGCANYGLKHLAMEGAKSFIAETIKFIKTNFYVDDGLASVDTEDQAIQLVSEARQLCGTGRLRLHKFISNSTKVLASLPKEKCAVAAKDLNMVLSEVHIERVLGVQWCVESDELQFRVVVKENPLTRRGVLSTVASVFDPLGFVSPFILLGKQILQQMCQDKLSWDDTLPDSLRPQWESWLLNLRNLADVKIQRCYTPSDFKAQHYELHHFSDASTSGYGMCTYLRVVSESGEVHCSLAMGRSRVPPSKVTTIPRLELSAAVVAVRTADMLKKELEVEVAQETYWTDSKVVLGYISNEARRFHVFVANCVERIKQSTENTQWRYVASEENPADHASRGLTAEQLLASNWFSGPDLLWQRVITSGEIKVGELSSSDPEVKKVQVHKTQAEEQRSLLDRLHKFSDWSRMIKAIARLKRLVREVNDQRSKDPKMQRSSEVSDLQERKEAESTIIKMVQEKAFAQEIQSLRHHKAIQDKVKKLQKFCPFLDDQGILRVGGRLTHAALHFNVKYPVILPRDSHVSALLVKHYHEKTYHQGRGITMNELRANGYWILGCSKVVSSHIYKCTKCRRFRRCPEQQRMADLPEERMETTPPFTYCGMDCFGPFYVKEGRKELKRYGLLITCMCSRGVHIEMLDDLTTDAFINALRAFISIRGAVRQIRCDRGTNFIGARNEFVEAHKEMDQGKLGNLEIEFLMNTPSSSHMGGVWERQIRTIRSVLTSILEQSAKQLDSSSLRTFLYEVMAVINSRPLTTDQLCDPSSPEPLTLNHILTMKSTIISPPPGKFVQEDLYLRKRWRCVQLLTNTFWTRWKREYLLNLQGRQRWIKEHRNAKINDIVLLQDEIASRNQWKLAKIIDVYPGKDGKVRKVKMLVSAANLDEKGKRISKPVHLERPIHKTVVLLEAD; translated from the coding sequence ATGTCTAATAGAGTTATGCAGAATGTTagagacactcacacatccTCCATCATTCCAGTATGGGTGTCAGCTGAAGGTGAGCCAGAGCATGAAGTTCTTGTGTACGCACTCCTTGATACGCAGAGTGACACAACGTTCATCCTTGAAGAAACGGCAAAGGCTCTGCATACTACAGGTGAATGTGTTCAGCTAAAGCTTACCACAATGTCCTCAAGAAACCAAGTTGTGTCCTGTCGCAAGCTCTCTGGTTTACAGGTACGAGGATTTTACTCAAGCAAGATTGTTCCTCTACCAGTAACATATGCAAGAGACTTTATACCAGCAAATCGAGATCATATTCCAACACCTGGAACAGCTAAGGCATGGCCTCATCTTGAGCACATTGCAGATGAAATCACTCCACTTCAAAGTTGTGACGCTGGCCTTTTAATAGGTTACAACTGCCCTCAAGCACTCGTTCCCCGTCAAGTTGTGCCTGGTAAAGAAAATCAGCCCTTCGCACTAAAAACTGATTTGGGACGGAGCATCGTGGGATTTGGCAATCCATGTCTTGATTATGGAGATACTTTTGGAGTAAGTCACCAAGTCATTGTGAAACAAGTGGTGCCAAACATTCAAACCTCTTCAAGCCTTACCAGTGAAGTTCACTATGTCTACCGAACACAGATAAAGGAAATGGTCTCACCTGCAGATGTTATCAAATTGTTGGAGTCGGATTTCGTCGAAAGAGCAACAGAAGACACAAAGGTTTCTCAAGAAGATCTTAGATTTCTTACAAAAATGAAGGAAGGCATTAAGCACAAAGAGGATGGTCATTACGAGATGCCACTCCCGTTCAAGAGTGAAAGGCCTAACCTGCCAGATAACAAAGCATGTGCCATTCATCGTCTCAAATGCTTGGAAAGAAAGCTGAGGAGAAATGAACAGTACTATATAGACTACAAGAAGTTTATGGAAGAAATTATTGCTCATGGAGATGCAGAAAAGGTCCCAGAGCAAGACATTGACAAGACACCGGCTTGGTACATCCCACACCATGGGGTGTACCATCCTCAAAAGCCTGGGAAGATTTGTGTTGTCTTCGATGCCTCCGCCAAATTTCAAGGAACTTCATTAAATGACCATCTCCTGACTGGCCCAGAGCTGACAAATACCCTGCTCGGAGTCTTGTGTCGTTTCCGAAGAGGTCCAGTGGCATTTATGTGTGATATTGAGCGCATGTTCCACCAGTTTCACGTCTGTGTCAGTGATCAAGATTACCTAAGATTCTTATGGTGGGAGAATTGTGACCTTAACACTTCATTTGCTGTCTATCGGATAAAAGTACACCAATTTGGTGCGGCTTCCTCCCCAGGTTGTGCTAATTACGGCCTCAAGCACCTGGCAATGGAAGGAGCTAAAAGTTTCATTGCGGAAACCATCAAGTTCATTAAGACCAACTTTTATGTTGATGATGGATTGGCAAGTGTTGACACTGAAGATCAAGCGATACAGCTCGTCAGCGAAGCACGCCAACTCTGCGGTACAGGCAGACTTCGGTTGCACAAGTTCATCTCCAATAGCACCAAAGTTCTAGCCTCACTTCCAAAGGAAAAATGTGCTGTAGCTGCTAAGGATCTGAACATGGTGCTCAGTGAAGTACATATAGAGAGAGTGCTTGGCGTACAATGGTGCGTAGAATCCGATGAGCTCCAGTTTAGGGTTGTTGTTAAAGAAAATCCACTCACACGCAGAGGAGTATTGTCCACAGTCGCTTCTGTGTTTGATCCACTTGGATTTGTCTCGCCATTCATCTTGCTGGGGAAGCAGATCTTACAACAGATGTGTCAAGATAAGCTCAGCTGGGATGACACCCTACCTGACAGTCTTCGACCCCAGTGGGAATCCTGGCTGCTCAACCTGAGAAACTTGGCAGATGTAAAGATTCAAAGATGCTACACTCCTTCAGACTTCAAGGCCCAGCATTACGAGCTTCATCATTTCTCTGATGCAAGCACGTCTGGATATGGTATGTGCACCTACCTCAGAGTAGTAAGCGAGTCTGGTGAAGTTCACTGTTCCTTGGCGATGGGAAGATCAAGAGTTCCACCATCGAAAGTAACAACCATACCACGGCTTGAGTTGTCAGCGGCAGTAGTTGCTGTCCGCACCGCTGATATGCTGAAAAAGGAACTGGAAGTTGAAGTCGCACAAGAAACATATTGGACAGACTCTAAGGTTGTACTCGGATACATCAGCAATGAAGCCAGAAGATTCCATGTGTTTGTTGCAAACTGTGTAGAACGCATCAAACAAAGTACAGAGAACACACAATGGAGGTACGTGGCTTCAGAAGAAAATCCTGCAGACCACGCCTCGAGAGGTCTTACAGCTGAACAACTTCTAGCCTCAAACTGGTTTAGTGGCCCAGACCTTCTCTGGCAGAGAGTCATAACCAGCGGTGAAATCAAGGTGGGAGAGCTATCAAGCAGTGACCCAGAAGTCAAGAAAGTTCAGGTTCACAAGACACAAGCTGAAGAACAAAGGTCACTTTTAGATCGCCTACACAAGTTTTCCGACTGGTCAAGAATGATTAAAGCCATCGCCAGACTCAAGCGCCTTGTGAGAGAAGTAAATGACCAAAGATCTAAAGATCCAAAGATGCAAAGATCCAGTGAAGTAAGCGATCtacaagagagaaaagaagcagaGTCAACAATCATAAAAATGGTTCAAGAAAAGGCATTCGCTCAAGAAATACAATCTCTTCGGCATCACAAAGCCATTCAAGACAAAGTAAAGAAGTTACAAAAGTTCTGTCCATTCCTGGACGACCAAGGCATCCTTCGAGTCGGTGGACGTTTAACACATGCAGCTCTACATTTCAATGTCAAGTATCCTGTAATCCTGCCAAGAGACAGTCATGTGTCAGCATTACTGGTCAAGCATTATCACGAGAAAACATACCATCAAGGACGAGGAATCACCATGAATGAGCTTCGTGCTAACGGATATTGGATTCTTGGATGCAGCAAGGTTGTTTCATCTCATATctacaaatgcacaaaatgcAGAAGGTTCAGAAGATGTCCTGAGCAGCAAAGGATGGCAGATCTTCCAGAGGAGCGTATGGAAACCACACCGCCATTCACTTACTGCGGAATGGACTGCTTTGGTCCCTTTTATGTTAAGGAAGGCAGAAAGGAGTTAAAGCGCTACGGCTTGTTAATCACATGCATGTGTTCCAGAGGAGTACACATCGAGATGCTTGATGACCTCACCACTGATGCCTTCATAAACGCCCTACGTGCATTCATCTCTATCAGAGGCGCAGTTCGCCAGATAAGATGTGATCGAGGCACAAATTTCATTGGTGCAAGAAATGAGTTTGTTGAAGCACACAAAGAAATGGATCAAGGTAAGCTTGGAAACCTGGAAATTGAGTTTCTCATGAACACTCCTTCGTCAAGTCATATGGGTGGTGTCTGGGAAAGACAAATTCGCACTATAAGAAGTGTGCTAACTTCAATCTTGGAGCAATCAGCCAAACAACTTGACAGCTCCTCGCTAAGGACATTCCTGTATGAAGTCATGGCAGTGATAAACAGCAGGCCACTGACCACAGACCAACTTTGTGATCCGTCAAGCCCGGAACCTTTGACGCTGAATCACATACTGACCATGAAATCCACAATCATTTCCCCACCCCCAGGAAAGTTTGTGCAGGAAGATCTTTATCTCCGCAAAAGGTGGCGTTGTGTTCAACTCCTCACCAATACATTCTGGACAAGGTGGAAAAGGGAGTATTTGTTGAATCTACAAGGCAGACAAAGGTGGATAAAGGAACATAGAAATGCCAAAATCAATGATATTGTCCTTCTACAAGATGAGATAGCTTCACGGAACCAGTGGAAGTTGGCAAAAATTATTGACGTGTATCCTGGAAAGGATGGAAAGGTGAGGAAAGTGAAGATGCTTGTGAGTGCTGCAAACCTGGATGAAAAGGGAAAACGGATCTCCAAACCTGTTCATCTGGAGAGACCCATTCATAAGACGGTTGTTCTGTTAGAAGCTGATTAA